The Arvicola amphibius chromosome 11, mArvAmp1.2, whole genome shotgun sequence genome has a segment encoding these proteins:
- the Bpnt2 gene encoding Golgi-resident adenosine 3',5'-bisphosphate 3'-phosphatase has translation MAPMGIRLSPLGVAVFFLLGLGVLYHLYSGFLAGRFSLFGLGGEPAADGAAESAGGDGGAVDLREMLAVAVLAAERGGQEVRRVRESNVLHEKSKGKTREGAEDKMTSGDVLSNRKMFYLLKTAFPNVQINTEEHVDASDKEVIVWNRKIPEDILKEVVVPKEVPAESVTVWIDPLDATQEYTEDLRNYVTTMVCVAVNGKPVLGVIHKPFSEYTAWAMVDGGSNVKARSSYNEKTPKIIVSRSHAGMVKQVALQTFGNQSSIIPAGGAGYKVLALLDVPDVSQERADLYIHVTYIKKWDICAGNAILKALGGHMTTLSGEEISYTGSDGIEGGLLASIKMNHQALVRKLPDLEKSGHQ, from the exons ATGGCCCCCATGGGCATCCGCCTGTCCCCGCTGGGGGTGGCCGTGTTCTTCCTGCTGGGGCTCGGGGTGCTCTACCACCTCTACTCGGGCTTCCTGGCCGGCCGCTTCAGCCTGTTCGGCCTGGGCGGCGAGCCGGCGGCGGACGGGGCGGCCGAGTCGGCCGGCGGCGACGGGGGCGCGGTGGACCTGCGCGAGATGCTGGCCGTGGCGGTGCTGGCGGCCGAGCGCGGCGGCCAGGAGGTGAGGCGGGTCCGCGAGAGCAACGTCCTCCACGAGAAGTCCAAGGGGAAGACGCGCGAGGGCGCCGAGGACAAGATGACCAGCGGCGACGTGCTCTCCAACCGCAAGATGTTCTACCTGCTCAAGACGGCCTTCCCCAACGTGCAG ATAAATACTGAGGAACATGTGGATGCATCTGACAAGGAGGTCATTGTATGGAATCGTAAGATTCCTGAGGACATCCTGAAGGAAGTAGTTGTTCCTAAAGAAGTACCTGCGGAAAGCGTGACTGTCTGGATTGACCCGCTTGATGCTACCCAGGAGTACACGG AGGATCTTCGGAATTATGTCACTACCATGGTGTGTGTAGCTGTGAATGGCAAACCTGTGCTAGGAGTTATTCACAAGCCATTTTCTGAATATACAG CTTGGGCAATGGTAGATGGTGGTTCAAATGTGAAAGCCCGCTCCTCCTACAATGAGAAGACCCCAAAGATCATTGTATCTCGCTCTCATGCAGGGATGGTCAAACAAGTTGCTTTACAGACCTTTGGAAATCAGTCGTCAATCatcccagctggtggtgctg gTTATAAAGTTTTAGCACTCTTGGATGTGCCTGACGTGAGTCAAGAAAGAGCAGATCTGTATATTCATGTGACATACATCAAAAAGTGGGATATCTGTGCTGGCAATGCTATTTTAAAAGCCCTTGGGGGGCATATGACCACTCTGAGTGGTGAAGAGATCAGTTACACTGGGTCCGATGGCATTGAAGGGGGA